A single genomic interval of Lathyrus oleraceus cultivar Zhongwan6 chromosome 7, CAAS_Psat_ZW6_1.0, whole genome shotgun sequence harbors:
- the LOC127103970 gene encoding uncharacterized protein LOC127103970, which produces MAADPPPAERLLGDYGVANAPPGRMTIVNQPVNVAHFQLHPSTIRQLERRPFSGKINEDANKHLQRFLTMTTSLKIEGHSEEAKKLVMFPFTLSEDAEEWFYSLPAGSITTWQQMETTFLNEYFPASVYIRKRYDINFVNGLRMKTKQLIDTAAGGSTNFTTATGIKKIIEAIAANEHLELYDRSVSQPEGIIDLKLASQVVKMEDQVAAEVERRLKKMAIDTQTVAQVQPVQPTQASNCEIYGGPHLTAHCVATAQQIEEIKFLRQNNPYSNTYNPGWKNHPNFSWKDQQGHVQNQPQQQQFRPQQQQPYQQQFQQQVPRKADWELAIEKMAAQSSQFQEETRSNLKNTGASIKNLEIQMSQIAQQLAGSQQQGVLPSSTITNPRENNHVNAVTTRKGKSKEVPEKSSEEEDLLLEVDLEIKKMRSRTKRSLVMKEW; this is translated from the exons ATGGCAGCTGACCCACCTCCTGCAGAGAGATTATTAGGTGATTACGGGGTAGCTAATGCCCCGCCTGGAAGGATGACAATCGTGAATCAACCAGTCAATGTTGCCCACTTTCAACTTCATCCCTCAACGATACGGCAATTAGAAAGGAGACCTTTCTCAGGAAAAATTAacgaagatgccaacaagcatttgcaaaggtttctgactatgactacgTCGTTAAAGATTGAGGGGCATTCTGAGGAAGCTAAGAAGCTGGTCATGTTTCCGTTTACATTGTCAGAAGATgctgaagagtggttctactcttTACCTGCTGGAAGCATCACAACTTGGCAACAGATGGAGACAACTTTTCTCAACGAGTACTTTCCGGCTTCTGTGTACATCCGAAAGAGGTACGACATa aattttgtaaatGGTCTTCGgatgaagactaagcaactcattgacacagcagctggtggctcaacCAACTTTACAACGGCCACTGGTATTAAAAAGATTATCGAAGCCATTGCAGCCAATGAGCACCTGGAGTTGTATGACCGCAGTGTGAGTCAACCCGAAGggataattgacctgaaattGGCAAGTCAAGtggtgaagatggaagatcaagtAGCAGCTGAAGTAGAAAGAAGACTGAAGAAGATGGCTATCGATACTCAAACTGTGGCACAAGTTCAACCGGTTCAACCAACGCAAGCTAGTAATTGTGAAATTTATGGAGGACCTCATCTTACTGCACATTGCGTTGCAACCGCACAACAAATTGAGGAGATTAAGTTCCTAAGGCAGAACAATccttattcgaatacctacaatccgggttggaaaaaccatccaaATTTCTCATGGAAGGATCAACAAGGACATGTGCAGAACCAACCACAGCAACAACAGTTTCGACCTCAGCAACAACAACCATATCAACAACAGTTTCAGCAACAGGTACCAAGAAAAGCTGATTGGGAGCTTGCCATTGAAAAGATGGCCGCTCAAAGCTCGCAATTTCAAGAAGAGACTCGAAGTAATTTAAAAAACACAGGTGCTTCAATTAAGAATCTTGAAATACAGATGAGTCAGATAGCCCAACAACTAGCGGGTTCTCAACAACAAGGCGTGTTACCGAGTTCTACGATTACTAATCCAAGAGAAAATAATCATGTGAATGCGGTGACCACAAGGAAGGGTAAGTCGAAAGAAGTACCTGAAAAGAGTTCTGAAGAAGAAGACTTATTGCTTGAAGTTGATCTAGAGATAAAGAAAATGAGGTCGCGAACGAAGAGGTCACTAGTGATGAAAGAGTGGTAA
- the LOC127103971 gene encoding uncharacterized protein LOC127103971, giving the protein MFKKLELNIPFLEALEQMPTYAKFMKDIISKKRTIETNPIILTETCSAILQGMKVPVKKKDRGSVTIPCTIGDRSFKKALIDLGASVSLMPLSIYKRLGIGKIQDTRMTLQFADHSVKRPYGIVEDVLMPEDEEIPIILGRPFLETGRCLIDIEEGTMTLKVYDEELKIDVRNTMKYKDDVATSQHIEIIDQICEKKNCLTTQKLPLERVLSLSIFNEEEIVDEKDMEVVVMMEASPPFKGYRHNRWEDLRQPLVEEKKDEQKKGTELKQLPENLKYVFLDTESKCPAIISSHLEVLQEISLSKF; this is encoded by the exons ATGTTTAAAAAGCTTGAGCTAAACATCCCGTTCTTGGAGGCGCTTGAGCAAATGCCTACCTACGCtaagttcatgaaagacatcatctcgAAGAAGCGGACCATAGAGACTAACCCGATCATTCTAACGGAAACTTGTAGTGCcattttgcagggtatgaaggTTCCGGTGAAGAAGAAGGATCGAGGTTCTGTAactattccttgtaccattggagatagatcCTTCAAGAAAGCTCTAATTGATTTGGGAGCGAGTGTAAGCCTTATGCCGCTGTCCATTTATAAGAGGTTGGGGATAGGAAAAATTCAAGATACAAGAATGACACTTCAGTTTGCTGACCACTCTGTGAAGAGACCTTATGGGATAGTAGAAGATGTGCTA atgccggaagatgaagagataccaaTCATTTTGGGGAGACCATTTTTAGAGACCGGGAGATGTTTGATCGACATAGAAGAAGGCACGATGACTTTGAAAGtgtatgatgaagagttaaaaattgatgtGCGAAACACCATGAAGTACAAGGATGACGTTGCCACTAGTCAACATATTGAGATAATTGATCAAATATGTGAGAAGAAAAATTGCTTGACAACACAAAAATTacctttggaaagagtgttgagtCTATCAATTTTTAACGAAGAGGAAATAGTTGACGAGAAAGATATGGAAGTAGTAGTCATGATGGAAGCATCACCACCTTTCAAAGGTTATCGGCACAACCGGTGGGAAGATTTACGGCAGCCCTTAGTGGAAGAAAAGAAAGATGAACAAAAGAAGGGGACCGAATTGAAACAACTCCCGGAAAACCTCAAATATGTATTCCTAGACACAGAGAGTAAGTGCCCGGCCATCATAAGTTCACATCTAGAAGTTCTTCAGGAAATAAGCTTGTCAAAGTTTTAA